A window of the Eleutherodactylus coqui strain aEleCoq1 chromosome 8, aEleCoq1.hap1, whole genome shotgun sequence genome harbors these coding sequences:
- the FZD7 gene encoding frizzled-7, which produces MMMLSAGRLLLCALTLLLLSPCSCGQPYHGEKGISAPDHGFCQPISIPLCTDIAYNQTIMPNLLGHTNQEDAGLEVHQFYPLVKVQCSPELRFFLCSMYAPVCTVLENAIPPCRSLCERARQGCEALMNKFGFQWPERLRCENFPVHGAGEICVGQNTSDTPGIPTANPTPFLPEVLTLQSLQQRDFSCPRQLKVPPYLGYRFLGEKDCGAPCEPGKANGLMYFKEEEVRFARLWVGIWAILCGISTLFTVLTYLVDMRRFSYPERPIIFLSGCYFMVAVAYAAGFLLEERAVCLERFSEDTYRTVAQGTKKEGCTILFMILYFFGMASSIWWVILSLTWFLAAGMKWGHEAIEANSQYFHLAAWAVPAVKTITILAMGKVDGDLLSGVCYVGISSVPSLRGFVLAPLFVYLFIGTSFLLAGFVSLFRIRTIMKHDGTKTEKLEKLMVRIGVFSVLYTVPATIVLACYFYEQAFRETWEKTWLMQTCKSFAIPCPAQHFSPMSPDFTVFMIKYLMTMIVGITSSFWIWSGKTLQSWRKFYHRLGTSGKGETAV; this is translated from the coding sequence TGCTGCTGCTTTCCCCCTGCTCCTGCGGCCAGCCGTACCATGGAGAGAAGGGCATCTCCGCCCCGGACCACGGCTTCTGCCAGCCCATCTCCATCCCCCTGTGCACGGACATCGCCTACAACCAGACCATCATGCCCAACCTGCTGGGCCACACCAACCAGGAGGACGCCGGGCTGGAGGTGCACCAGTTCTACCCGCTGGTGAAGGTGCAGTGCTCGCCGGAGCTGCGCTTCTTCCTGTGCTCCATGTACGCGCCGGTCTGCACCGTGCTGGAGAACGCCATCCCGCCGTGCCGCTCGCTGTGTGAACGGGCCCGACAAGGCTGCGAGGCCCTGATGAACAAGTTCGGCTTCCAGTGGCCGGAGAGGCTCCGCTGCGAGAACTTCCCGGTGCACGGAGCGGGGGAGATCTGCGTGGGGCAGAACACCTCGGACACCCCGGGCATCCCCACCGCCAACCCGACCCCGTTCCTGCCGGAGGTCCTCACCCTCCAGTCGCTGCAGCAGCGGGACTTCTCGtgcccccggcagctgaaggtgcCGCCGTACCTCGGGTACCGCTTCCTGGGCGAGAAGGACTGCGGCGCGCCGTGCGAGCCCGGCAAAGCCAACGGGCTGATGTACTTCAAGGAGGAGGAGGTGCGCTTCGCCCGGCTCTGGGTGGGCATCTGGGCCATCCTGTGCGGCATCTCCACCCTCTTCACCGTGCTCACCTACCTGGTGGACATGCGGCGCTTCAGCTACCCGGAGCGGCCCATCATCTTCCTCTCCGGCTGCTACTTCATGGTGGCCGTGGCTTATGCCGCCGGCTTCCTGCTGGAGGAACGCGCCGTGTGCCTGGAGCGCTTCTCGGAGGACACTTACCGCACGGTGGCGCAGGGCACCAAGAAGGAGGGCTGCACCATCCTCTTCATGATCCTCTACTTCTTCGGCATGGCCAGCTCCATCTGGTGGGTCATCCTCTCCCTCACCTGGTTCCTGGCGGCCGGCATGAAATGGGGCCACGAAGCCATAGAAGCCAATTCCCAGTATTTCCACCTAGCAGCCTGGGCAGTGCCAGCCGTGAAGACCATCACCATCCTGGCCATGGGCAAGGTGGACGGCGACCTGCTGAGCGGGGTGTGCTACGTGGGCATCAGCAGCGTGCCGTCCCTGCGGGGCTTCGTGCTGGCCCCGCTCTTCGTCTACCTGTTCATCGGCACGTCCTTCCTGCTGGCCGGCTTCGTGTCCCTCTTCCGCATCCGCACCATCATGAAGCACGACGGCACCAAGACGGAGAAGCTGGAGAAGCTGATGGTGCGCATCGGGGTGTTCTCGGTGCTGTACACGGTGCCCGCCACCATCGTGCTGGCCTGCTACTTCTACGAGCAGGCGTTCCGGGAGACGTGGGAGAAGACGTGGCTCATGCAGACCTGTAAGAGCTTCGCCATCCCCTGCCCGGCGCAGCACTTCTCCCCCATGAGCCCGGACTTCACGGTCTTCATGATCAAGTATCTCATGACCATGATCGTCGGCATCACCTCCAGCTTCTGGATCTGGTCCGGCAAGACGCTGCAGTCCTGGCGCAAGTTCTACCATAGACTGGGCACTAGTGGGAAGGGGGAGACGGCGGTATGA